A stretch of Candidatus Sulfotelmatobacter sp. DNA encodes these proteins:
- a CDS encoding S9 family peptidase: MNSSALSAPIPPVAERVPHPVTMHGDTRPDDYYWMKDKQDPRVLRYLEAENAYTDSMTAGSKPLQDALYAEMLSRIQQTDLTVPYRKGAFLYYTRTEEGKQYPYYCRRKGDMQAAEQTLLDVNALAQGYPFMAIGEFEISPDGSKLAYTVDSTGYRQYLLRVRDLATGEELPDHAERVTSLAWSTDNRTLFYTQEDEVSKRSYRLYRHRLGSPTHDLLYEEGDARFEVEVTATRSQAWIVQTRGSHTTSEVAVLPAGEPLGEWRLIAPRVQDREYYVDHRGDLFWIRVNDHGKNFRLVTAPVATPDPSRWTELLPHRPDVMLAGVACFKDYVVLNERESALPQITVMDPATHATRRVKFDEVAYTEFPAQNPEYDSATYRYGYQSFLTPPSVYDLDLAALGSKLLKRTAVLGDWDPSRYTVERVWATARDGVQVPITLLYRNGTLRDGSAPCLLYGYGSYGIPQNVTFSSNRFSLVDRGMVFAMAHIRGGGDLGETWHQLGRMATKMNTFTDFVACAEDLVARRITSKDRLVIQGGSAGGLLMGACTNLRPDLFKGVLTQVPFVDVLNTMSDETLPLTVGEFEEWGNPRIAEQYRWMRAYSPYDNLRATRYPAMLVKTSLNDSQVGFWEPTKYVARLRALKTDANPLLYRCNMGAGHGGASGRYDALHDVAFDYAWVLKTVGLDAAKPLP; this comes from the coding sequence ATGAACTCATCCGCCCTCAGCGCCCCGATCCCCCCGGTTGCCGAGCGGGTCCCCCATCCCGTGACCATGCACGGCGACACGCGCCCCGACGACTACTACTGGATGAAGGACAAACAGGATCCGAGAGTCCTCCGGTACCTGGAGGCCGAGAACGCCTACACCGATTCGATGACCGCGGGATCGAAGCCCCTGCAAGACGCGCTCTACGCCGAGATGCTGAGCCGCATTCAGCAGACCGACCTCACGGTGCCCTACCGCAAGGGCGCGTTCCTCTATTACACGCGGACCGAAGAGGGCAAGCAGTACCCCTACTACTGTCGCCGCAAGGGCGACATGCAGGCGGCCGAGCAGACGCTGCTCGATGTGAATGCTCTTGCGCAGGGGTACCCCTTCATGGCGATCGGCGAGTTCGAAATCAGCCCGGACGGTTCGAAGCTGGCGTACACGGTCGACAGCACCGGCTACCGCCAGTACCTGCTCAGGGTGCGCGATCTCGCCACCGGCGAGGAGCTGCCGGATCACGCCGAGCGCGTCACCTCGCTGGCCTGGTCCACCGACAATCGCACGCTGTTCTACACCCAGGAGGACGAAGTCTCGAAGCGCAGCTACCGGCTCTATCGCCACAGGCTCGGGAGCCCGACGCACGACCTGCTGTACGAAGAGGGGGACGCCCGGTTCGAGGTCGAGGTGACCGCGACGCGCAGCCAGGCCTGGATCGTTCAGACGCGAGGCAGCCACACCACGTCGGAGGTGGCGGTGCTTCCGGCCGGCGAACCGCTCGGCGAATGGAGACTGATCGCGCCGCGGGTGCAGGACCGCGAATACTACGTGGACCATCGCGGAGATCTCTTCTGGATCCGAGTCAACGATCACGGCAAGAACTTCCGACTGGTGACCGCGCCGGTCGCGACACCCGATCCCTCGCGCTGGACCGAGCTGCTCCCGCATCGCCCCGACGTCATGCTGGCCGGCGTCGCGTGCTTCAAGGACTACGTCGTCCTCAACGAGCGCGAGTCCGCGCTGCCCCAGATCACGGTGATGGACCCGGCCACCCACGCCACCCGCCGCGTGAAGTTCGACGAGGTCGCCTACACCGAGTTCCCGGCGCAGAACCCGGAATACGATTCGGCCACCTACCGCTACGGCTATCAGTCGTTCCTGACGCCGCCTTCGGTCTACGACCTCGATCTGGCTGCGCTCGGGAGCAAGCTGCTGAAGCGCACGGCGGTACTGGGCGATTGGGATCCGTCGCGCTACACGGTGGAGCGCGTGTGGGCCACGGCCCGGGACGGCGTCCAGGTGCCGATCACGCTGCTCTATCGCAACGGCACCCTGCGCGACGGCTCCGCGCCCTGCCTGCTCTACGGCTACGGCTCCTATGGCATTCCGCAGAACGTGACCTTCAGCTCGAACCGGTTCAGCCTGGTCGACCGCGGCATGGTGTTCGCGATGGCGCACATTCGTGGCGGCGGCGATCTCGGTGAAACCTGGCATCAGCTCGGGCGCATGGCCACCAAGATGAACACTTTCACTGACTTCGTCGCCTGTGCCGAGGATCTCGTGGCGCGCCGCATCACCAGCAAGGATCGGCTGGTGATCCAGGGCGGGAGCGCCGGTGGACTGCTGATGGGCGCCTGCACCAACCTGCGGCCCGATCTGTTCAAGGGCGTGCTCACGCAGGTACCGTTCGTGGACGTGCTCAACACCATGTCGGACGAAACCCTGCCGCTGACGGTGGGGGAATTCGAAGAGTGGGGCAATCCCAGGATCGCCGAGCAGTACCGGTGGATGCGCGCCTATTCGCCCTACGACAACCTGAGGGCGACCCGCTATCCGGCCATGCTGGTGAAGACCAGCCTCAACGACAGCCAGGTGGGATTCTGGGAGCCGACCAAGTACGTCGCGCGACTGCGCGCGCTCAAGACCGACGCCAATCCGCTGCTCTATCGCTGCAACATGGGCGCGGGTCACGGTGGCGCCAGCGGCCGATACGACGCGCTGCACGACGTGGCGTTCGACTACGCGTGGGTGCTGAAGACGGTGGGGCTCGACGCGGCGAAACCGCTGCCCTGA
- a CDS encoding NADPH-dependent FMN reductase: MNSEVSSRPAGGFYVVGIAGSLRRGSFNRALLAAAQELAPATLRITARDLSTIPLYNADLEENGLPGPVVQLRDSVREADAVLFVTPEYNHGMSGVLKNALDWLSRPPRASALHGKPAAIMGATPGMVGTARAQDQLRQAFIFTNTFAMIQPEVLVNRAHEKFDKSGRLTDETTRQFLSKFLERFEQWIARFRAQVTS, from the coding sequence ATGAATTCTGAAGTCTCATCCCGCCCCGCGGGCGGGTTCTATGTCGTGGGCATCGCCGGCAGTCTGCGACGAGGTTCGTTCAATCGGGCGCTGCTGGCGGCCGCTCAGGAGCTGGCGCCCGCCACGCTTCGCATCACCGCCCGCGATCTGAGCACGATCCCGCTCTACAACGCCGACCTCGAGGAGAACGGCCTTCCGGGCCCGGTGGTCCAGCTTCGCGATTCGGTGCGCGAGGCGGACGCGGTCCTGTTCGTGACGCCGGAGTACAATCATGGCATGTCCGGCGTGCTCAAGAACGCTTTGGACTGGCTGTCACGCCCGCCGCGCGCCAGCGCGCTCCACGGCAAGCCGGCCGCGATCATGGGCGCAACGCCCGGCATGGTGGGCACGGCTCGCGCGCAGGATCAGCTTCGCCAGGCGTTCATCTTCACCAACACGTTCGCGATGATTCAGCCCGAGGTGCTGGTGAATCGCGCGCACGAGAAGTTCGACAAGTCGGGGCGGTTGACCGACGAGACGACCCGGCAGTTCCTCTCCAAGTTTCTCGAACGCTTCGAGCAGTGGATCGCGCGCTTCCGCGCGCAGGTCACGAGCTGA
- a CDS encoding response regulator transcription factor — translation MLRSDLPENASTMPKTRILIAEDDPKTVASVRLYLENAGYAVAVAANGRAALEQARTNPTPHLIVLDRMLPGVDGLAVCRSLREESEVPIILLTARTTEEDRLEGLDAGADDYVCKPFSPRELVARVRAVLRRFPAGARDRQPIALGELRVDPARREVRIGARRVTLTPREFALLEALARSPGRAFTREELVERAFGPGYEALDRTVDAHVVNLRRKLERDPAEPEWILTVFGVGYRLADPKHAS, via the coding sequence ATGCTCCGGTCCGACCTGCCGGAGAACGCCTCGACCATGCCGAAGACCCGCATTCTGATCGCCGAGGACGACCCGAAGACGGTCGCCTCGGTGCGTCTCTACCTCGAAAATGCCGGCTACGCGGTCGCGGTCGCCGCGAATGGCCGCGCGGCGCTCGAGCAGGCGCGCACGAATCCGACGCCCCACCTGATCGTGCTCGACCGGATGCTGCCCGGCGTGGACGGGCTGGCGGTGTGTCGTTCGCTCCGCGAGGAATCCGAGGTGCCGATCATCCTGCTCACTGCGCGCACCACCGAGGAGGATCGGCTGGAGGGCCTCGACGCCGGCGCGGACGACTACGTGTGCAAGCCATTCAGTCCGCGCGAGCTGGTGGCGCGGGTTCGGGCGGTGCTACGCCGGTTCCCGGCCGGGGCTCGCGATCGCCAGCCGATCGCGCTCGGCGAGTTGCGCGTCGATCCGGCCCGGCGCGAAGTGCGGATCGGTGCGCGCCGCGTGACGCTCACGCCTCGCGAGTTCGCGTTGCTCGAGGCGCTGGCGCGATCTCCGGGCCGCGCGTTCACGCGTGAGGAGCTGGTCGAGCGGGCGTTCGGCCCGGGCTACGAAGCGCTCGATCGCACCGTGGACGCCCACGTCGTGAACCTGCGCCGCAAGCTGGAGCGCGACCCCGCCGAGCCGGAGTGGATCCTCACGGTGTTCGGCGTCGGCTACCGGCTCGCGGATCCGAAGCATGCTTCGTAG
- a CDS encoding phosphatase PAP2 family protein — protein MTPADSTPTFSRSDMWLGAVVAAGVLAIGQSDHWMAGQLKGAGGDPAEKISDLATPFGTATVLAPLLLAGLAAGPVLGQPGVTRASIRIGAGICASAVACEALKVSFGRTRPFQTPGDPDEFHPFSGFDSFPSGHTTVAFAAAAGLTRETHARWVPWVAYPLAGLVGWSRVHDGWHWPSDVVAGAALGVWSAEKTEDYLRRRDALGGRFSAWLMPERRGETVAVAWAF, from the coding sequence ATGACGCCCGCCGACTCGACCCCCACATTCTCGCGTTCGGACATGTGGCTGGGTGCGGTGGTTGCGGCCGGCGTGCTCGCGATCGGCCAGTCGGATCACTGGATGGCGGGTCAGCTGAAGGGCGCCGGCGGAGATCCGGCTGAGAAGATCTCCGACCTGGCGACCCCATTCGGGACCGCCACCGTGCTCGCACCCCTGCTGTTGGCCGGGCTGGCGGCGGGCCCGGTGCTCGGGCAGCCGGGGGTGACGCGCGCGAGCATTCGAATCGGCGCCGGGATCTGCGCATCGGCGGTTGCCTGCGAGGCGCTCAAGGTGTCGTTCGGGCGAACTCGACCCTTCCAGACTCCCGGCGATCCCGATGAGTTCCACCCCTTCTCGGGCTTCGACTCGTTTCCCTCGGGGCACACCACGGTGGCGTTCGCCGCCGCCGCCGGGCTCACCCGCGAGACGCACGCGCGCTGGGTGCCGTGGGTGGCGTATCCGCTCGCCGGGCTGGTCGGCTGGTCGCGCGTGCACGACGGCTGGCACTGGCCGAGCGACGTGGTGGCCGGCGCCGCGCTCGGAGTGTGGAGCGCCGAGAAGACCGAGGACTACTTGCGACGGCGCGATGCGCTCGGCGGACGGTTCTCGGCGTGGCTGATGCCCGAACGGCGGGGTGAAACGGTCGCCGTCGCGTGGGCGTTCTGA
- a CDS encoding ATP-binding protein has product MLRSLRARLLLLAVAVTGVALVTAALVSRLAVRTEFQRLESRVRGKSLSDAAELLSARLAATDAPALRDSVAMDSALSRIARPLDQNLLLVDSTGRVLAASTPELRAARVRFRADGVIEVDRAEVREGVPTLRHVMIAAARPAIVRAADGSALGTLLPFPRDPGPGLERETGFLPAVNRWLLYAVLGAGLLALLLSLALSRRILGPVEELTRAARRMESGDLGQRIAIRSRDEIGELAHAFNAMAASLERTESLRRALVTDVAHELRTPLTNLRCQIEALEDGLTPVTPEGLRSLLEEIAFLTRLVNDLQDLALAEAGQLPLHRAPVDLGRAVAEALGAIAARAAGRRITLVPRVASGLPGALVDPLRLGQILRNLLENALTHSPDGGEIAVDATRAGDHLEVSVSDAGTGIAPEHLPHVFDRFYRADPSRARSSGGAGLGLAIVRQLALAHGGSIRAESPPGSGARFTLSLPIASPS; this is encoded by the coding sequence ATGCTTCGTAGCCTGCGGGCGCGGCTGCTGCTGCTGGCGGTGGCGGTGACCGGTGTCGCGCTGGTGACGGCGGCGCTGGTGTCGCGACTCGCGGTGCGCACCGAATTCCAGCGCCTCGAGAGCCGGGTGCGCGGCAAGAGCCTGAGCGACGCGGCCGAACTGCTCTCGGCGCGCCTGGCGGCGACGGACGCGCCCGCGCTGCGCGATTCGGTGGCGATGGATTCGGCTCTGTCGCGGATCGCCCGTCCCCTCGACCAGAATCTGCTGCTGGTGGACTCCACCGGCCGCGTCCTGGCGGCGAGCACGCCGGAGCTGCGCGCGGCGCGGGTGCGCTTTCGTGCCGATGGGGTGATCGAGGTGGATCGCGCCGAGGTCCGCGAGGGTGTTCCGACGCTGCGTCACGTCATGATCGCCGCCGCGCGTCCCGCAATCGTGCGCGCGGCCGACGGGTCGGCTCTCGGAACGCTGCTTCCCTTCCCGCGCGATCCCGGGCCGGGACTGGAACGCGAAACCGGGTTCCTGCCCGCGGTCAATCGCTGGCTCCTGTACGCGGTCCTCGGCGCCGGCCTGCTGGCGCTCTTGCTCTCGCTCGCACTCTCGCGCCGCATTCTCGGACCGGTGGAGGAGCTGACGCGCGCGGCGCGGCGCATGGAGTCCGGCGACCTCGGGCAGCGCATCGCGATTCGTTCGCGCGACGAGATCGGCGAGCTCGCGCACGCGTTCAACGCGATGGCGGCCTCGCTCGAGCGCACCGAGTCGCTCCGGCGGGCGCTGGTAACCGACGTGGCGCACGAGCTGCGAACGCCGCTCACCAATCTCCGCTGCCAGATCGAGGCTCTCGAGGACGGGCTGACCCCGGTGACCCCGGAAGGGCTGCGCTCGCTGCTGGAGGAGATCGCCTTTCTCACGCGGCTCGTCAACGACCTCCAGGACCTGGCGCTGGCCGAGGCCGGGCAGCTGCCGCTCCATCGCGCGCCCGTGGATCTGGGACGCGCGGTCGCGGAGGCCCTGGGGGCGATTGCCGCGCGCGCTGCCGGGAGGCGGATCACGCTCGTGCCGCGCGTCGCCTCCGGTCTGCCCGGCGCGCTGGTGGATCCGCTTCGACTCGGGCAGATCCTGCGCAATCTGCTCGAGAACGCCCTCACCCACAGCCCGGATGGCGGCGAGATCGCGGTCGACGCGACGCGCGCCGGCGACCACCTCGAGGTATCGGTTTCCGACGCCGGGACGGGAATCGCCCCGGAACATCTCCCCCACGTCTTCGATCGCTTCTATCGCGCCGATCCCTCGCGCGCTCGCTCGAGCGGCGGCGCCGGCCTCGGCCTCGCGATCGTGCGCCAGCTGGCCCTGGCGCACGGCGGGAGCATTCGCGCAGAGAGTCCGCCGGGAAGCGGGGCGCGATTCACCCTTTCGCTCCCCATCGCCTCGCCTTCATGA